A stretch of the Kroppenstedtia eburnea genome encodes the following:
- a CDS encoding helix-turn-helix domain-containing protein — protein sequence MQVNPLFHVFTSREAAKKWGLSPNTVTQWCNRGKFQEDEARKSEKVWLVTRAGMIRLTRRDEGTKKEEK from the coding sequence ATGCAAGTGAATCCTCTTTTCCACGTCTTCACCTCCCGGGAGGCCGCAAAAAAATGGGGCCTCTCTCCCAATACTGTCACCCAGTGGTGCAACCGGGGAAAGTTCCAGGAGGATGAAGCCCGGAAGTCTGAAAAGGTTTGGTTAGTCACAAGGGCGGGGATGATCCGGCTCACAAGACGAGACGAAGGCACAAAAAAGGAGGAGAAATAA